Proteins from a single region of Cryptococcus neoformans var. grubii H99 chromosome 5, complete sequence:
- a CDS encoding histone-lysine N-methyltransferase, H3 lysine-4 specific, with product MAPHGKGVNPSESPSGSLKKAPPSGPKALRGLASPSAFRDAVIGDGLLQRRGEDERISFAFPKKGKESLDRNGERPRPMSLESRLGPPVSRFSRPVGGDSLERGKRNEAWVNRDEGTSAGPSSIHRINREKIRPQSEFIESSANLYSEDDRNRDRGRYHERDWSRETNGDRRGGEGHNYREHGRGKEHQNGRERVRRLYRDRSSERESSRDERDRYGKEYNHRPNKTRFSPNTSPERSGLKSSLGRHRSPVSISSSSSASTRPPPPVQNREPLGISGPQSKGGADELSNGPFENSISRSRACTAMPRNLGPKRLVRPSPPHVSLKSTLGDNPSPPTEKYPPSPPPLDKLSESSFNREPLQDQRPPTPPLPENSSLISPSLESSRLDQNQHPLPDEPLQPPLPPISISFPQKPGSSSSLSRLSSLSAALSRPNPLDKDDTSVPPSFHFREIPTRHQKLSPINVENRLPQTSAIPPPPSEIVPEPPWIRPPYIPPPCTTHRPGIGNFFITNLREKMEDKTGKEEKRVDGMEDGKVVQVIDPRLSMTEEQRGRGRGSSKQRGAFYELTYEWDLYSVTPKPPSPPTAVLITGLGPLTTVDQITKFLRPHGRIKEIDSKVDRKTGMQLGICWVKFEGPPLGRPGTAHDVASMAVKVCDGKKIGMGDERIKVVLDGRGKRAEQAVKEEMERRYPPKKPSALPGDVKVTSLLGTAMATTSRPPNAPNASTPLIEKQALDTSAKPPIIRPGVLKPLGQKMYHRPSAPPHFFNNNRFRDESFLSRPFNAGLGMISQQQMGHKILPGRPVQQLASSFTSAPFAKHPWERREDSWANERGGRLKEESSTRYRRARSLSRSSYSSYSSYSSYSEESEEERPRRPTKVPYPQRKRLAAGPSKEDEYKMEDVREAIRKNGHPCVFIDAKSLPATREYESYLKDHFKAFRPTEIIHSHLGWYILFADDTTAYRVQRVLDTTAVQGHRLSLVVHTSSGPRAQTDASEHGTGGAGESNKGNWRYLTITKKTRPMPAMKKSGKSATIRRKVHSSPVSGSDDDDAQVSVTAQSRERAPLYANSTSPLSGDDRPLARSVKREERDVDEENESSLVEKRADVVSVKATKGPKSKKIRVDSDEEEEIQEAQLASVREVTKTEGKQDDSTVAERETLPSESISELTKHKKRPTKAKGGKAIKKVRLDQEPGGAVAKIEIDEDTVPQPPKKKKVVKTEVDKLLASGVLMDEEDAYWLGRVLATQEDGLEPIWSDDEGDFIDEGHPLFHKSGAWRAEGWKKIAQVQKSRYLPQRNRAVVNSEDVGGITTGRTARLAGRDQHRQTAAVAANNTVESDLFAFNQLRIRKKQLRFARSAIEGYGLYAMETIHAGEMVCEYVGDLVRATVADVREQRYLKQGIGSSYLFRIDNDIVCDATFKGSVSRLINHSCDPSANAKIIKVNGQSKIVIYAERTLYPGEEILYDYKFPLESDPSLRVPCLCGAATCRGWLN from the exons ATGGCACCTCATGGGAAGGGTGTCAATCCATCAGAGTCGCCCTCCGGCAGCCTCAAAAAAGCACCACCCAGTGGCCCCAAAGCCCTCCGCGGTTTAGCGTCCCCTTCCGCTTTCCGCGACGCTGTTATTGGCGATGGTTTACTGCAACGCCGTGGCGAAGACGAGAGGATTTCTTTCGCATTTCccaagaaggggaaggagagccTCGATAGAAACGGAGAACGACCCAGACCAATGAGCTTGGAGAGCAGATTGGGTCCCCCTGTCAGTCGCTTCAGCCGCCCTGTAGGTGGCGACAGCTTAGAAAGAGGTAAGAGAAACGAGGCCTGGGTTAATAGGGATGAAGGAACCAGCGCAGGACCTTCCTCAATTCACAGAATAAATCGGGAGAAAATTCGCCCCCAATCTGAGTTCATCGAGTCTAGTGCGAACCTATACTCTGAAGACGATCGCAATCGTGATCGAGGCAGATATCATGAGCGCGACTGGTCTAGAGAGACAAATGGAGATAGGAGAGGGGGCGAAGGACACAATTATAGGGAACATGGAAGGGGGAAAGAGCATCAGAATGGGCGAGAGAGAGTTAGGAGGCTTTACCGAGATCGTTCAAGTGAGAGAGAGAGCTCGCGTGACGAGCGCGACAGGTACGGCAAAGAGTACAATCATCGGCCCAACAAAACCAGATTTTCCCCAAACACAAGTCCCGAGCGTAGCGGACTTAAGTCATCTTTAGGCAGGCACCGGTCACCAGTTTCGATctcgtcgtcctcttcGGCCTCTACCCGCCCGCCTCCACCCGTACAGAATCGAGAACCTTTAGGAATCAGTGGCCCTCAATCTAAAGGTGGGGCGGATGAGCTTTCAAATGGACCGTTTGAGAACTCAATTTCCCGGTCCAGGGCCTGTACCGCTATGCCGAGAAACCTGGGACCTAAGCGATTAGTTCGCCCTTCGCCTCCTCATGTCAGTCTCAAGTCTACCTTAGGGGATaatccatctccaccaacTGAGAAATATCCTCCTTCACCGCCTCCTTTAGATAAACTTTCGGAATCATCCTTCAATCGTGAACCCCTTCAGGATCAGCGTCCACCCACCCCGCCACTACCGGAAAATTCCTCGCTCATATCTCCTTCCCTCGAATCGTCGAGACTGGATCAAAATCAACACCCTTTACCTGACGAGCCACTTCAACCGCCCCTCCCGCCCATTTCTATATCATTTCCCCAGAAGCCaggctcatcatcttcattgtcccgtctctcttctctatcCGCCGCTCTGTCACGACCTAACCCTCTTGACAAAGACGATACTTCGGTGCCGCCATCTTTTCACTTCAGGGAAATACCTACCCGTCACCAGAAACTTTCTCCAATTAATGTCGAAAATCGTCTACCGCAAACGTCCGCTATaccacctccaccatctgAGATTGTACCAGAACCCCCGTGGATTCGTCCCCCATACATCCCCCCTCCTTGTACAACGCATCGTCCGGGAATAGGCAACTTTTTTATCACCAATCTTAGAGAAAAAATGGAGGACAAAacagggaaagaagagaagagggttgatgggatggaagatggaaaggttgTGCAGGTGATAGATCCAAGACTATCAATGACGGAGGAACAGagagggaggggaagagggagtTCAAAGCAGAGGGGGGCGTTTTACGAATTGACTTACGAG TGGGATTTGTACTCCGTTACTCCCAAACCTCCTTCACCGCCGACGGCTGTCTTGATCACAGGTCTTGGTCCTCTGACTACGGTTGATCAGATCACCAAATTTTTGCGACCCCATGGCCGCATCAAAGAGATTGACTCTAAAGTTGACCGGAAAACTGGCATGCAGCTTGGAATATGCTGGGTCAAGTTCGAGGGACCTCCTTTGGGTCGTCCTGGTACCGCGCACGATGTAGCAAGTATGGCTGTCAAGGTGTgcgatggaaagaagatagGCATGGGAGACGAACGGATCAAAGTGGTGTTGGATGgcagagggaagagagcagAACAAGcggtgaaagaagagatggaaaggaggTATCCTCCTAAAAAGCCTTCTGCGTTGCCGGGCGACGTAAAGGTGACGTCCCTGTTAGGGACAGCAATGGCTACGACGTCCAGACCTCCTAATGCCCCAAATGCTAGTACTCCTTTAATCGAAAAGCAGGCACTTGATACATCTGCCAAACCTCCGATTATTAGACCTGGCGTGCTGAAGCCTTTGGGACAGAAGATGTATCATCGCCCTTCAGCCCCTCctcacttcttcaacaatAACCGATTCCGCGATGAATCATTCCTTAGTAGACCATTCAATGCCGGTCTAGGAATGATCTCGCAGCAGCAAATGGGCCATAAGATACTACCCGGGAGACCGGTGCAACAGTTGGCGTCAAGCTTTACAAGTGCACCATTCGCCAAACATCCatgggaaaggagagaagacagTTGGGCCAATGAACGCGGGGGGCgattgaaagaagaatcaTCTACCCGCTATCGGCGCGCAAGATCGCTGTCACGATCTTCGTATTCTTCCTACTCTTCATACTCTTCCTATTCTGAAGAaagtgaggaagagcgGCCCCGGCGCCCCACAAAAGTACCGTATCCTCAGAGGAAACGCCTTGCCGCAGGACCGAGCAAAGAGGACGAGTataagatggaagatgttaGAGAAGCAATCAGGAAGAATGGTCACCCATGCGTATTTATTGATGCTAAATCTCTACCGGCTACGCGAGAGTATGAAAGTTATCTGAAGGATCACTTCAAGGCCTTCAGGCCGACAGAG ATTATTCATAGCCATTTGGGCTGGTACATTCTTTTTGCCGACGATACCACTGCATATAGGGTCCAGCGCGTATTGGACACCACAGCGGTACAAGGTCATCGCTTGTCGCTTGTTGTCCATACATCTTCCGGACCTCGTGCGCAAACAGATGCCTCAGAGCATGGAACTGGTGGTGCAGGGGAAAGCAACAAGGGCAACTGGCGATATTTGACAATCACGAAAAAGACTCGGCCAATGCCTGCTATGAAGAAGTCGGGGAAGTCTGCGACCATCAGGAGAAAGGTACACTCATCTCCAGTATCTGGTagcgatgacgatgatgcGCAAGTGTCTGTTACGGCTCAGAGCAGGGAGCGGGCTCCATTATATGCAAACTCGACCTCGCCACTTTCAGGCGATGACAGGCCGCTTGCTCGTTCGGTCaaaagggaggaaagagatgtcGACGAGGAAAACGAGTCTTCTCTTGTTGAAAAAAGGGCAGACGTAGTATCCGTCAAGGCCACCAAAGGTCCAAAGAGTAAAAAGATTAGGGTGGACtctgacgaagaggaagaaattCAAGAAGCCCAATTGGCTAGCGTTAGGGAAGTCACAAAGACGGAAGGAAAGCAGGATGATAGTACGGTCGCCGAGCGCGAGACGTTGCCTTCTGAGAGTATCTCTGAGCTTACCAAACACAAAAAGAGGCCCACCAAAGCgaagggaggaaaggcTATAAAGAAAGTGCGCCTTGACCAAGAACCCGGTGGTGCGGTAGCGAAAATTGAAATCGACGAAGATACCGTACCTCAACCAcccaagaaaaagaaagttGTTAAAACTGAGGTCGATAAACTTCTGGCTTCTGGTGTACTtatggatgaagaagatgcgtACTGGCTTGGTCGAGTATTAGCCACCCAGGAAGATGGCCTCGAGCCAATTTGGTCGGATGACGAAGGAGACTTTATCGATGAAGGCCACCCTCTCTTTCACAAATCAGGCGCTTGGCGGGcagaaggatggaagaaaatTGCCCAAGTGCAAAAGTCAAGATATCTCCCGCAGCGCAACCGAGCTGTGGTCAACTCCGAGGATGTTGGAGGGATCACTACAGGCAGGACGGCTCGTCTCGCTGGCCGCGATCAGCACCGACAAACAGCAGCAGTTGCTGCTAATAATACCGTCGAGAGCGATCTATTTGCGTTCAATCAACTGCGTATCAGAAAGAAGCAGCTCAGATTCGCGAGATCAGCAATTGAAGGATACGGGCTGTATGCGATGGAGACGATCCATGCGGGGGAGATGGTTTGCGAATATGTGGGTGATTTAGTGCGGGCCACCGTCGCGGATGTACGGGAGCAGCGATATCTGAAGCAGGGGATTGGATCATCGTATCTCTTCAGAATTGACAACGATATCGTTTGTGACGCCACGTTCAAAGGATCAGTAAG CCGGCTTATCAACCACTCATGCGATCCGTCGGCCAATGCCAAAATCATTAAAGTTAATGGACAATCAAAG ATTGTTATATACGCTGAGCGAACGCTGTATCctggagaagag ATTCTGTATGATTACAAATTTCCACTGGAATCTGATCCATCCCTCCGAGTGCCTTGTCTTTGTGGCGCCGCGACTTGCCGAGGCTGGCTCAACTGA
- a CDS encoding vacuole morphology and inheritance protein 14, which translates to MDPAIARNLNDKIYDRRKAAALELEKQVLSSDTLKISAIIDQLCTMLSSSNSALHTRNGGLIGLAATAIALGQDVAPYLGQIIPPVLACFQDPESRLRYHACESLYNIAKVSKGEILVHFNEIFDALSKLSSDSEMSVKNGAELLDRLMKDIVAEAAPSYVSIYPDNRNPSLPLGSTAGNLSSTMDSKSHDQDMRDTEHFEDNRAFSLERFIPLLSERIYVISPFTRMHLVSWLMVLDSIPDLELVAWLPEFLDGLLKYLSDNNVDVRLAAENVLAEFLREIKYIAQVQDKQAENERATKEAREIVESKKPEIGPKDGSAFQNDSESEEGEDQGEADEEHNCEGEGSGAWVPGQGVLVDHAAIMEIIIHNLSYDDELVQSTAMEWILTFLEFAQNTVVAFTPQIVPAILPNLASSHSQIKMAAYDTNSSLYHVIQSIALQVQRPRSLTEAPYTAPLVGTNSSLAGSPPLSLTLTSASTKKDPIPEMNDSTRSPSAAPVSDPLEAATAPPAINATSAPATVSGGAAQRGATSSMLTSGLGHKTRQSATISLHQVSEPVTPSSNDASAASIANPSKGAKVQSEYASTTAPPAQPLTLTSSLLSPKAETQQTMEEDQDPFDVKETVNVLTLQFLSDHAETRIAALEWLLMLHLKAPDKILSRDSGTFPALLKTLSDPSEDVVKHDLQLLAQISSSSEDSYFTSFMIKVLELFSTDRRLLEQRGSLIIRQLCLHLNAERIFRTIAEILEKDDDLEFASMMVVKLNMILITSPELGDFRRRLKNLDSRDGQMLFSSLYRSWCHNAVAAFSLCLLAQAYEHASNLLQIFADLELTVQLLVQIDKLVMLIESPVFTYLRLQLLEPDKYPWLPKCLYGLLMILPQSTAFISLRARLQVVHSSGYVPTTTKPPSTAAFGPTRSKIGKDEIKWQELLSHFRNVQNRHEKARRQLNSTDIGSTQGSMHYPSPFQNYPSNTSMPGQSAVGSSSKGAARKKTTTSTSNSKQGSTDIRSGTSPLSPKRGASNSTNGTGLVSLGGAVASMNATQGLGIRPTSPGRKRILGGLRKGGSRD; encoded by the exons ATGG ACCCGGCGATCGCCAGAA ATCTCAATGATAAAAT CTATGACCGCCGCAAAGCTGCAgctcttgagcttgaaaa GCAGGTCCTGTCCTCTGACACTCTCAAGATTTCAGCTATTATCGACCAGCTATGTACAATGTTAAGCTCAAGCAATTCGGCTCTTCATACACGAAATGGCG GCTTGATAGGATTAGCTGCTACTGCCATTGCTCTTGGGCAGGATGTGGCGCCATATCTAGGTCAAATTATCCCTCCAGTTTTGGCTTGCTTTCAAGACCCAGAAAGTAGACTACGTTATCATGCTTGTGAAAGCCTGTATAACAT AGCGAAAGTAAGCAAAGGAGAGATACTTGTGCATTTCAACGAAATCTTCGATGCCCTATCTAAATTATCGTCAGACTCTGAAATGTCCGTGAAAAACGGAGCAGAGTTACTCGACCGTCTCATGAAAGACATAGTAGCCGAGGCAGCGCCTAGCTATGTTTCCATATATCCTGATAATCGTAACCCGAGCCTTCCTTTGGGGTCCACTGCTGGGAACCTATCATCGACAATGGACTCGAAGAGCCATGATCAGGATATGAGGGACACAGAGCACTTCGAAGATAACAGAGCATTTTCGCTCGAACGGTTTATCCCCCTGTTGTCCGAGAGGATTTATGTCATCTCTCCATTTACGAGGATGCATCTCGTTTCTTGGCTCATGGTTCTTGATTCCATTCCGGACCTCGAACTTGTTGCGTGGCTACCGGAATTCCTGGACGGTCTCTT aaaATACCTCTCGGACAATAACGTGGATGTTAGGCTTGCTGCCGAGAACGTGCTGGCAGAATTTCTTCGCGAAATCAAGTACATCGCCCAGGTTCAAGATAAACAAGCCGAAAATGAACGGGCCACCAAGGAAGCACGCGAGATTGTTGAGAGCAAAAAACCGGAGATTGGACCCAAAGATGGATCAGCTTTCCAAAATGACTCCGAGTccgaagaaggagaagatcaaggagagGCCGATGAAGAACATAACTGTGAAGGTGAGGGTTCGGGTGCATGGGTACCTGGCCAGGGAGTTTTGGTAGATCACGCGGCCATCATGGAGATTATAATACACAATCTATCTTATGATG ATGAGCTGGTGCAATCCACGGCTATGGAGTGGATATTGACATTTTTGGAATTTGCCCAGAACACCGTGGTCGCTTTTACTCCTCAAATCGTCCCTGCCATCCTGCCCAATCTGGCATCTTCTCA TTCACAGATAAAGATGGCTGCCTACGACACAAATTCCAGTCTATATCATGTGATCCAATCCATTGCCCTCCAAGTTCAGCGCCCACGTTCCTTGACAGAGGCCCCGTATACAGCCCCTTTAGTTGGCACGAATTCTTCGCTTGCTGGATCGCCGCCTTTATCGCTTACACTCACATCTGCGTCGACCAAGAAAGACCCGATTCCTGAAATGAACGATAGTACGAGGTCGCCCTCGGCGGCGCCGGTCAGCGATCCTCTTGAGGCTGCTACAGCACCGCCGGCTATCAATGCCACATCTGCTCCGGCGACAGTGTCAGGAGGTGCTGCTCAAAGAGGTGCGACTTCTAGCATGTTGACCAGCGGTCTTGGACACAAAACTAGGCAATCGGCCACTATCTCTTTGCATCAAGTCTCAGAACCAGTTACGCCGTCTTCTAACGATGCGTCGGCTGCATCCATTGCGAATCCTTCCAAGGGCGCAAAAGTACAATCCGAATATGCTTCGACCACGGCGCCTCCAGCGCAGCCCCTTACACTAACATCCTCTCTCCTATCCCCCAAGGCTGAGACACAGCAGacgatggaagaagatcaagatccGTTTGATGTCAAAGAGACTGTAAATGTACTGACCTTGCAGTTTCTCAGTGATCACGCGGAAACCAGGATCGCGGCTTTAGAGTGGTTATTGATGCTGCATCTTAAAGCGCCTGATAAG ATTCTGTCCCGAGATAGTGGGACATTTCCAGCACTCCTTAAAACCCTCTCAGACCCTTCTGAAGATGTTGTAAAACATGACCTTCAACTTTTGGCTCAGatatcatcctcctctgaAGACTCATACTTCACTTCTTTTATGATCAAGGTGCTGGAGCTATTCAGCACGGACCGACGATTGCTTGAGCAAAGAGGAAGTCTGATCATCAGGCAATTATGTTTGCATCTGAATGCAGAAAGGATTTTCAGGACAATTGCAGAAATTTTggaaaaggatgat GACTTGGAGTTTGCAAGCATGATGGTAGTCAAATTGAACATGATCTTGATAACATCACCGGAACTGGGAGATTTCAGACGGCGACTGAAAAACCTTGACTCTAGA GATGGCCAAATGCTATTTTCATCATTGTATCGTTCCTGGTGTCATAACGCGGTAGCTGCGTTTTCGCTATGTCTTTTAGCCCAGGCTTATGAGCATGCTTCGAACTTGCTTCAAATATT TGCCGACCTCGAACTTACAGTTCAGTTACTTGTTCAAATAGATAAGCTTGTCATGCTCATTGAATCACCAGTCTTCACGT ATCTCCGTCTGCAGCTTCTTGAACCCGACAAGTACCCATGGCTTCCTAAATGCCTTTATGGTCTTCTCATGATTCTGCCTCAGAGTACCGCTTTCATATCTCTGAGAGCTAGGCTACAAGTCGTTCACTCATCTGGCTACGTACCTACTACCACAAAACC ACCATCTACAGCAGCTTTCGGACCGACTCGATCAAAAATAGGCAAAGATGAGATCAAATGGCAGGAACTTCTTTCTC ATTTTCGCAATGTTCAAAACCGGCACGAAAAGGCGCGCCGCCAACTCAATTCGACCGACATTGGATCCACTCAGGGGTCTATGCATTAcccctctccttttcagaATTATCCCTCCAACACATCTATGCCTGGCCAGTCCGCTGTTGGGTCTTCTTCTAAAGGTGcggcaaggaagaagactaCAACTTCAACATCCAACTCAAAACAGGGGAGTACAGACATTCGCTCGGGCACATCACCCCTCAGCCCGAAAAGAGGGGCATCCAATTCAACAAATGGGACTGGTTTAGTGAGCTTGGGGGGCGCTGTGGCTAGTATGAATGCTACGCAGGGTCTTGGCATAAGACCAACTAGTCCAGGCAGGAAAAGGATTTTAGGTGGATTGCGGAAGGGTGGGAGCAGGGATTAG